The DNA region ACCTGGACAACCTGCTCGCCGTCGACGGCCCCACCAACATGAGCAAGGGCGACGCCGACCCCGCGGGCTGGCGTCCGCGGAAGGGGTTCCAGTGTGCGTACGCCACCCGCTGGGTCGAGTCCAAGGCACGCTGGTCGCTCGCCGTCGACGACAGCGAGCGACGCGCGCTCGGCGAGATGCTCGGCTACTGCTGAGGGCGGGCGACTCAGACCGCGCGGCGGTAGGCGGCCATCGCGCGGTCGTAGGCCTCCCAGGCCCGCCAGGACTCCAGCGCCCGCTCGCCCTGGGGCTTGAGGCCGTCGACCTTGTGGTAGGAGTCGCCGCTGGCGTACTGCGACTCGCGGCCGGTCACGAGCGAGAGCAGCATCGGTAGGACGCTCTCGTCGGTGACCGTGATCGTGGCGACCCGGAAGGTCTGCCGCACCCACTCGGCGCGCTGGTCCGAGCCCAGGACGAGCACCACGGGCAGCTGCGACGCCCGCGCGATCGCGTCCAGGATCGGCCCGAGCCCGTGCGGGACCCACCGCTCGCCGGGCGGCGGGGTGGGCGCCTTGGGGATGCTCATGGTCGAGGGGGCGGCGGGGACGACGTAGGTCGAAGACGTGTCCGGGAGGATGTAGGTGGATGAGTACGCCGGGATCTGGCCGGTCATCGGGCCGGCGATCTTCTCGACGGCCGGCGCGGTCGCGTCCGGGGCGATGCCAGGCGCTACGTCCGGAGCGACGACCGGAGCGACCTCCGGAGCAGCGACCTGGTCGGAGGTCTTCTCCGTCGCCCTCCGGCGCGGCCTGATCGCGGGGATCTTAGACGTGAACGTGAAGCCGCCCGTGCGGGTGGGGTCGATGTGCTTGCCGGGGACCGGCTCGGGCGCCCGGCCGATGACCGGCGGCGCCGGAGCGGTGGCCGTGGCGACCAGCTCGGCGGCGTGCTTCCCGTGCGGCCGGATCGAGCCGTCGGCGGCGAACTCGAACAGGGCCACCCGCACTCTGTCGGCCCACTCGACAGCGTCCGGCGTGAAGCCGGCCCGGCTGAACAGCGCGACCGTCCGGGCGTCGTAGGCATAGCCCGCGCCGCGTACGGCACAGACGCTGCGGGCGTCGGTCGGAGCACGGGTGAGCACCACCTGCGCGACGATGACGTTGTCGGGCCGGCCGCCGATGATGTCGACGTCGGCTGCGGCCGTGCTGCCCGAGGGGGCGGCGTCGGGCCAGCCGAGCGAATGCAGATGCTCCGCGGCGTACTTCTCGGCTTCTTCGCCCGTTCTGGGCTGCCTCGGGGATGCCAACGTAGGTCCTTCCTCGATCCTCCACTCGGGCCTCCCTGCCCGATCGAGATTGGGGAGGATGATAGGCCCGCGGCGTACGCCCTGTCCGGCGGGGTGGCGAATCGGGTCGCGGTGTTCGCTCCTGGCGGATCGGCCGCGAATGTCGGCGCTCGCCGCTAGCGTGATGTTCATGAGGCGCCCGCATGAGAACGTCGCTACGGTCCTGGTGGATCCGCGCATTCTCGGCGACATCGAGATCGAGCTGATGTCGCTCGACATGCCGCTGTGGCGGGTGTGTGCGGCGCCGATCGTGAAGGACGGGCAGCGGCTCGCGTTCCAGGTCCGCAACAAGCTGCTGATGTCGAAGCGGGGCGAGTGGGACTGCGCCAAGGACTGGGTCCCGGTCTGGATCGGCTTCGGCTCGACCTGGGCGTTTCCCGGTGAGGCGATCCCGTGGCCGGCCCACAAGGCGCTGTGGACGCTCCTGGAGGGCTACTCCGACCACGTCCGCTACAACAAGCGGCTCGGCGGGATCCCTAGGATCCCGCGGTTGCGGGAAGCCTGCTAGCCGCCGGCTCCGATCGCCGTTCGATCTGCTTCCAGGTCGGGTCGATCGCGGGGAACATCGTGACCACGAAGTAGGCGATCCCGCAGGCCACCAGCGCCGTGGTCAGGCCGAACGCGGAGACCAGGCCGCCGCCGAGCAGCCCACCGAGCGGCATCAGCCCCCAGGCGAAGGCCGAGATCAGCGACATCACCCGGCCGAGCACATGCGCGGGGATCCGCTCGAACTGGAGCGATCCGAGGATCGGG from Nocardioides luteus includes:
- a CDS encoding restriction endonuclease, yielding MASPRQPRTGEEAEKYAAEHLHSLGWPDAAPSGSTAAADVDIIGGRPDNVIVAQVVLTRAPTDARSVCAVRGAGYAYDARTVALFSRAGFTPDAVEWADRVRVALFEFAADGSIRPHGKHAAELVATATAPAPPVIGRAPEPVPGKHIDPTRTGGFTFTSKIPAIRPRRRATEKTSDQVAAPEVAPVVAPDVAPGIAPDATAPAVEKIAGPMTGQIPAYSSTYILPDTSSTYVVPAAPSTMSIPKAPTPPPGERWVPHGLGPILDAIARASQLPVVLVLGSDQRAEWVRQTFRVATITVTDESVLPMLLSLVTGRESQYASGDSYHKVDGLKPQGERALESWRAWEAYDRAMAAYRRAV